A genome region from Labilibaculum antarcticum includes the following:
- a CDS encoding MGH1-like glycoside hydrolase domain-containing protein: protein MKQLKINIYLLLTVLLSLASCADKENIDSETDLQNLYTNVLNIQGIPQGQFELEPFGFSDLGAWHGYALPHQDSTAYYGGFSGPLSMKMWGQWLGKNLSQLELTDAATMKAIDLSKAKAEMIYKPGMLTQVLELEDWTIDIRLIFVSNRSSLIETKISNKKEHTANIFVGWKGSLFEKGLRLSESTNGISVDFKDDTEQFLIHTDKARDVMISPDSLSYRMILKDQIEVPAGESVSVNLLHSHYFNQQEANVEADILAEWLQNPQAVFKANNERWNGYLTKALTSNNALLNKKENCALAIKCVETLTTNWRSPAGDLKFDGVFPSAAYQGFYGFWSWDSWKQAVALVRFNPELAKSNIYSMFQYQDDMGMVADCVYFDPKENNWRDTKAPLASWAVLEIYKATSDIEFVKEMYPKLVKYHNWWYQYRDNDQNGLCEYGSTDGTLIAAKWESGMDNAVRFDDSKMLKNNEHGWSMNQESVDLNAYLQAEKEQLAELAKILNLTEEAITYKQEASSLSKRISSDFWDEATGFFYDREIVTGKLLTVQQGPEGWIPLYTGIATKEQAKRVVSILMDSTKFATKVPFPTLIADHKKFNPLKGYWRGPVWLDQAYFGIKALERYGYNKEADALSKKLIQNAEGLLGDSPIRENYHPISGEGLNANHFSWSAAHYLMLLSDENDK from the coding sequence ATGAAACAACTAAAAATAAATATCTACCTGTTGCTAACCGTTCTTCTTTCTCTTGCATCATGCGCCGATAAAGAAAATATCGATTCAGAAACAGATCTTCAAAACCTTTATACAAACGTCCTGAACATTCAGGGAATCCCGCAAGGGCAATTTGAACTGGAACCCTTCGGATTTTCCGATTTAGGTGCATGGCACGGATATGCTTTGCCGCATCAGGACAGCACTGCTTACTACGGCGGATTTTCAGGACCATTGAGCATGAAAATGTGGGGACAATGGCTGGGGAAAAACCTGAGTCAGCTGGAATTGACCGATGCCGCAACAATGAAAGCCATTGACTTGAGCAAAGCAAAAGCTGAAATGATTTACAAGCCCGGCATGTTAACTCAGGTACTCGAATTAGAAGATTGGACAATTGATATTCGCCTGATATTTGTAAGCAATCGCAGCAGTTTAATCGAAACCAAAATCAGCAATAAGAAGGAACACACTGCTAACATTTTTGTTGGTTGGAAAGGTTCTCTTTTCGAAAAAGGATTGCGCTTAAGCGAATCGACCAACGGCATAAGTGTAGATTTTAAGGATGACACAGAACAATTTCTGATTCATACCGATAAAGCGAGAGATGTAATGATATCACCTGATTCTTTATCGTACCGAATGATTTTAAAAGATCAGATTGAAGTCCCCGCTGGTGAATCGGTAAGTGTAAACCTGCTTCACTCCCATTATTTTAATCAGCAGGAAGCAAATGTAGAAGCTGATATACTGGCAGAATGGCTGCAAAATCCACAGGCTGTTTTCAAAGCCAATAATGAGCGTTGGAATGGCTATTTGACAAAAGCATTAACAAGTAATAATGCCCTACTGAATAAAAAAGAAAATTGTGCATTAGCTATAAAATGTGTGGAAACGCTTACTACTAACTGGCGTTCACCTGCCGGCGATTTAAAGTTCGATGGCGTATTCCCTTCGGCTGCTTATCAAGGTTTTTATGGCTTTTGGTCGTGGGATAGTTGGAAGCAAGCTGTTGCACTTGTTCGATTCAATCCAGAATTAGCCAAAAGTAACATTTACTCCATGTTCCAATATCAGGACGATATGGGAATGGTTGCCGACTGTGTTTATTTCGATCCGAAAGAAAACAACTGGCGCGATACCAAAGCTCCATTGGCTAGTTGGGCGGTATTAGAAATATACAAAGCAACTTCTGATATTGAGTTTGTGAAAGAAATGTATCCTAAGTTGGTGAAATATCACAACTGGTGGTATCAGTATCGCGATAACGATCAAAATGGTTTATGTGAATATGGATCAACTGATGGCACACTCATTGCTGCCAAATGGGAATCAGGCATGGATAATGCTGTTCGTTTCGATGATTCTAAAATGTTAAAAAACAATGAGCATGGATGGTCGATGAATCAGGAATCGGTAGACCTAAATGCTTACCTACAAGCTGAAAAAGAACAATTAGCAGAACTAGCCAAAATTCTAAATTTAACTGAAGAAGCTATAACATATAAGCAGGAAGCTTCATCTTTAAGTAAAAGGATTTCTTCTGACTTTTGGGACGAAGCAACAGGCTTTTTCTACGATAGAGAAATTGTAACAGGTAAACTATTAACTGTACAACAAGGACCTGAAGGCTGGATTCCTCTTTACACTGGCATTGCAACAAAAGAGCAAGCTAAAAGAGTGGTTTCGATTCTGATGGATTCGACGAAATTTGCCACTAAAGTTCCCTTTCCAACTTTAATTGCAGATCATAAAAAGTTCAATCCCCTTAAGGGATACTGGAGAGGTCCAGTTTGGTTAGATCAAGCTTACTTTGGCATTAAAGCTTTAGAAAGATATGGCTACAATAAGGAAGCTGACGCATTAAGTAAGAAGCTTATACAAAACGCCGAAGGTCTACTTGGGGATTCACCTATTAGAGAGAATTACCACCCGATCAGTGGCGAAGGTTTAAATGCAAATCACTTTTCTTGGTCAGCCGCACATTATCTGATGCTGCTTAGTGACGAAAACGATAAGTAA
- a CDS encoding VF530 family protein, producing the protein MDIKNNNNNNNESIDKPKQSDELLNAEFKAKTNEELNEKKPARQTRRQATEEELSNPLHGVKLVQILERLVVYYGWAYLGDRVNIRCFMYNPTMKSSLGFLRRTPWAREHVEDIYLDMLEEKKIEHVFLMKDKVDNNLKAD; encoded by the coding sequence ATGGACATAAAAAACAATAATAATAATAATAACGAGTCTATTGATAAACCGAAGCAATCAGATGAACTTTTGAATGCAGAGTTTAAAGCAAAGACGAATGAAGAGCTTAATGAAAAGAAACCTGCTAGGCAAACCAGGAGACAAGCTACCGAAGAAGAATTAAGTAATCCCTTACATGGAGTGAAGCTGGTTCAGATCTTAGAACGTTTGGTAGTGTATTATGGTTGGGCGTATCTTGGAGATCGTGTCAATATTCGTTGTTTCATGTATAATCCTACAATGAAATCGAGCCTCGGATTTTTAAGAAGAACGCCTTGGGCCCGAGAGCATGTTGAGGACATCTATTTGGATATGTTGGAAGAAAAAAAGATCGAACATGTTTTTTTAATGAAGGATAAAGTTGATAATAACTTGAAGGCTGATTGA
- a CDS encoding beta-glucosidase: MKKYILIILTGILLFSCKPEVKIDLTDRVEDKIDSLINLMTLEEKVALCHGNTNFTLPGVPRLGIPELTMGDGPHSIKFDFKKDSWEHADSKDSSTYLPCGVALGATWNPELAYEFGSVLGREARFRDKDVHLAPGINIIRRPLCGRNFEYLSEDPLVSEKLGVEYIKGVQKYDVASCVKHFIAYNDKRHPNVWMSERTLNEIYLPAFIGAIDEANAMLVMGSYNKYKGEYMSENSYMLQHVLKDKLKFKGAVISDWSAVHNTHEAVYNGLDIEMGTEGVGGFDNYYMADAFLKLAKEGHVAENLIDDKVRRVLRIYFKTRLKENRPKGEFITQRHFDFALKAAEEGIVLLKNDKNLLPIDFTKVTSIAVIGDNATAVHAEGGGSSGTKAYYEITPLDGIKNLLKGSSAKVSFAKGYKTKDGENEAKLMAEALKLASESDVVIYVGGLNHEFDAERQDKIDMILPYNQDRLINSLAEANKNMAVVMLSGSSFEMHKWLGNVSNLVLMAYSGMEGGNALANVLSGKVNPSGKLSYTLPLHFEDAPEYAFECYDEKRKTDYYKEGVFVGYRYYDTYGVNTQFDFGYGLSYTSFDIKNVQLSQTKMTSTEVMKLAVEVENTGKLEGMEVVQVYIGDVESSVKRPLKELMAFEKVKLKSGEKKTIEFAIELKDLQFFDELSKSWISEPGKFKIYVGNSVENILVEKEIELL; the protein is encoded by the coding sequence ATGAAGAAGTACATTTTAATTATCCTTACTGGAATACTATTATTTTCGTGTAAGCCCGAGGTGAAAATTGATTTAACTGATAGAGTAGAAGATAAAATTGATTCCTTAATAAACCTAATGACTTTAGAAGAGAAAGTAGCTCTTTGTCATGGTAATACAAATTTCACTTTGCCTGGAGTTCCTCGTTTGGGAATACCTGAACTGACCATGGGAGATGGTCCACACAGTATTAAGTTCGATTTTAAAAAAGATTCATGGGAGCATGCCGATAGTAAGGACTCATCAACTTATTTGCCATGTGGAGTGGCATTGGGAGCAACATGGAATCCTGAATTAGCGTATGAGTTTGGAAGTGTTTTGGGGCGTGAAGCTCGATTTAGAGACAAGGATGTGCATTTGGCTCCAGGCATTAATATCATTAGAAGACCACTATGTGGACGTAATTTTGAGTATTTAAGTGAAGATCCGTTGGTATCCGAAAAATTGGGTGTTGAATACATTAAAGGGGTGCAAAAATATGACGTAGCATCTTGTGTGAAGCATTTTATTGCTTATAACGATAAAAGGCATCCTAATGTATGGATGAGCGAAAGAACACTGAATGAAATCTATCTGCCAGCTTTTATTGGAGCTATTGACGAGGCAAATGCTATGTTGGTAATGGGATCGTACAACAAGTATAAGGGTGAGTACATGAGTGAAAATTCATATATGCTTCAACATGTATTGAAAGATAAACTCAAATTTAAAGGAGCTGTAATAAGTGATTGGAGTGCTGTTCACAACACGCACGAAGCTGTTTATAATGGTTTGGATATTGAAATGGGTACAGAAGGCGTAGGTGGTTTCGACAATTACTATATGGCCGATGCATTTCTTAAACTGGCAAAAGAAGGTCATGTCGCAGAAAATTTAATTGATGATAAAGTGCGACGTGTCTTACGTATCTATTTTAAAACTCGATTAAAGGAAAACAGACCTAAGGGAGAGTTTATTACTCAAAGGCATTTTGATTTTGCCCTTAAGGCTGCCGAAGAAGGCATTGTATTGCTTAAAAATGATAAAAACTTATTACCTATCGACTTCACAAAAGTTACTTCAATAGCGGTGATTGGAGATAATGCGACGGCCGTTCACGCCGAAGGAGGAGGAAGTTCAGGAACAAAAGCCTATTATGAAATTACACCTTTAGACGGAATAAAGAATTTGCTTAAGGGAAGTTCTGCAAAAGTGTCTTTTGCTAAAGGTTATAAAACAAAGGATGGCGAAAACGAAGCGAAACTTATGGCTGAGGCTTTGAAATTGGCTTCAGAATCAGATGTGGTTATTTATGTTGGAGGTCTGAATCATGAGTTCGATGCCGAGCGTCAGGATAAGATAGATATGATACTACCCTATAATCAGGATAGACTTATTAATAGCCTTGCTGAGGCTAATAAAAACATGGCTGTAGTCATGTTATCTGGTTCATCATTCGAAATGCATAAATGGCTCGGCAATGTATCAAACCTTGTGTTAATGGCCTATTCGGGCATGGAAGGTGGAAATGCCTTGGCTAATGTGCTAAGCGGTAAAGTAAACCCTTCAGGTAAACTTTCATACACATTACCATTACATTTTGAAGATGCGCCTGAGTATGCATTTGAGTGTTACGATGAGAAACGTAAAACAGATTATTACAAAGAAGGTGTGTTTGTAGGATATCGATATTATGACACTTATGGCGTAAACACTCAATTTGATTTCGGTTATGGATTATCATACACCTCTTTCGATATTAAAAATGTGCAGTTGAGTCAAACTAAAATGACAAGTACTGAGGTCATGAAATTAGCTGTAGAAGTTGAGAATACAGGAAAGTTGGAAGGAATGGAAGTCGTTCAGGTTTATATTGGTGATGTTGAATCTTCGGTAAAAAGACCACTAAAAGAGCTAATGGCTTTCGAGAAAGTGAAACTAAAGTCTGGAGAAAAGAAAACTATTGAATTCGCTATTGAACTTAAGGATCTTCAGTTTTTTGATGAGCTATCTAAATCATGGATTAGTGAGCCGGGTAAATTTAAAATATATGTAGGTAACTCCGTAGAGAATATTCTTGTGGAGAAGGAAATTGAACTGCTATAA
- a CDS encoding sulfatase family protein produces MNIRKNTTWFLSLLILPLFIQCSQTKEEQKPNILFIMADDHTSQAISAYGTIFGDLFTTPNIDKLADQGMLFTNVFATNAICGPSRAAILTGKYAHVNGYCKNEKGGKFNASQWTFISEFKKQGYQTALFGKWHLGSEPEDFDYYKFHVGNGQQGNYIDPVYNDNGKHIKETGYATNLTSDFFLDWMKGLRKKDKPFAALLHFKAPHRPWIRDEKYKDLFDGVEMPYPSNFNDDYKGREKTAGDTWMTMDFLNHRDSKVTPPEGLEGKALSDWTYYGNKPNQAWMPEGCTTLEEARKWKYQQYIKDYLSCIKSVDDNVGRVLDYLEENGLAENTIVVYTGDQGFYLGEHGWFDKRFMYDTSSKMPFIVRYPKEVNKKSRNKDIITNVDFAPTLLDLANIEIPADVQGHSFAQNLKGNTPNDWKQCMYYQYYEYPKWHHVQPHYGIRNQRYKLIHFYYNIDVWEFYDLEKDPQEMNNAINMPEYQNIITEMKAEIVVQQKDLGINGSLEAMRAITDADMGEVE; encoded by the coding sequence ATGAATATCAGAAAAAATACAACCTGGTTTTTGAGCTTACTAATTTTACCATTATTCATACAGTGTTCTCAAACTAAGGAAGAGCAAAAGCCCAATATTCTATTTATAATGGCCGACGATCATACGTCGCAGGCTATTTCGGCATATGGAACCATATTTGGTGATTTATTCACAACACCTAATATTGATAAATTAGCAGATCAAGGTATGTTGTTTACCAATGTTTTTGCAACCAATGCTATTTGTGGACCAAGTCGTGCCGCTATTTTAACAGGTAAATACGCTCATGTTAATGGCTATTGTAAAAATGAAAAAGGAGGAAAGTTTAATGCCTCTCAATGGACATTTATTAGCGAGTTTAAAAAGCAAGGATATCAAACTGCATTATTTGGAAAATGGCATTTAGGGTCTGAGCCTGAAGATTTTGATTATTATAAATTTCATGTAGGAAATGGACAGCAAGGAAATTATATTGATCCCGTTTATAACGATAATGGAAAACATATAAAGGAAACAGGCTATGCGACAAATTTAACTAGCGATTTCTTTCTTGATTGGATGAAAGGTTTGCGTAAAAAGGATAAACCCTTTGCAGCCTTGTTACATTTTAAAGCTCCCCACAGACCTTGGATTCGTGATGAAAAATATAAAGATTTGTTTGATGGGGTTGAGATGCCGTATCCAAGCAATTTTAACGATGACTATAAAGGAAGAGAAAAAACAGCAGGAGATACTTGGATGACTATGGACTTTCTGAATCATAGAGATAGTAAAGTTACTCCTCCAGAAGGATTAGAAGGGAAAGCCCTGTCAGACTGGACGTATTATGGGAATAAACCTAATCAGGCGTGGATGCCAGAAGGATGTACAACTTTAGAAGAGGCTAGGAAGTGGAAATATCAGCAATACATTAAGGACTATTTGTCGTGCATTAAAAGTGTAGATGACAATGTTGGAAGGGTATTAGATTATTTAGAGGAGAATGGATTAGCCGAAAATACGATTGTGGTTTATACGGGCGATCAAGGTTTTTATTTAGGCGAGCATGGCTGGTTTGATAAGCGTTTCATGTACGATACATCATCAAAAATGCCATTTATAGTTCGATATCCTAAAGAGGTAAACAAGAAATCAAGAAACAAGGATATTATAACAAATGTCGATTTTGCGCCGACTTTATTAGATTTAGCAAATATTGAAATACCTGCAGATGTACAGGGGCACAGTTTTGCTCAAAATCTAAAAGGGAATACGCCTAATGATTGGAAACAATGTATGTATTATCAATACTATGAATATCCAAAATGGCATCATGTGCAACCTCATTATGGTATAAGAAACCAAAGGTATAAGCTGATTCATTTTTACTATAATATAGATGTTTGGGAATTTTACGATTTGGAAAAAGATCCTCAGGAAATGAATAACGCGATTAATATGCCAGAATACCAGAATATTATTACGGAAATGAAGGCAGAAATTGTTGTACAACAAAAAGATTTGGGTATTAATGGTTCGTTGGAAGCTATGCGAGCCATTACCGATGCTGATATGGGAGAAGTGGAATAA
- a CDS encoding carbon starvation CstA family protein: protein MISFFVALGVLIFGYLFYGKFIANTIFKLEPQRETPAVTMSDGVDYMMMPWWKVFLIQFLNIAGLGPIFGAVAGAMWGPVAFIWIALGSVFAGAVHDFFSGMLSVRHKGLSISEIVGIYLGKTAKIGMRFFTVLLMVIVGAVFIMGPAKILSGLMPDFGSMNLWIWIVFIYYILATILPVDKIIGRIYPIFGFALIFMAVGLFLALLFGDFTIPEISFENLHSSPSKFPIFPMLFITIACGAISGFHATQSPLMARCISNEKYGRPVFYGAMISEGVVALIWAAISMSFFGGVGELNGIMSEHGGNAAWVVNEVSNSLLGTFGGILALLGVVAAPITSGDTAFRSARLIVADFLNFNQASNKNRLIVSIPLFIVGFLLTQIDFAIVWRYFAWSNQTLATIVLWAITVFLVQSNRNYWVTLIPSVFMTSVITTYLLFAPEGFGLPYQLSVYGGILFAVFTIVLFMRWYRSRKVSTNCLETEKVYVTNK from the coding sequence ATGATATCGTTTTTTGTTGCCTTAGGGGTATTGATATTTGGTTACCTATTTTATGGTAAGTTTATTGCAAATACAATATTCAAATTAGAACCTCAAAGAGAGACCCCGGCTGTTACAATGTCTGATGGTGTTGACTATATGATGATGCCATGGTGGAAGGTCTTTTTGATTCAGTTTCTGAATATTGCAGGACTAGGACCTATTTTTGGAGCCGTCGCTGGTGCCATGTGGGGACCGGTTGCATTCATCTGGATTGCTTTGGGATCAGTCTTTGCTGGTGCCGTTCATGACTTTTTCTCAGGTATGCTTTCCGTTCGCCATAAAGGCTTGAGTATTTCCGAAATTGTTGGAATTTATTTGGGAAAGACTGCTAAAATAGGCATGCGCTTTTTCACTGTGCTTTTAATGGTGATAGTGGGTGCGGTATTCATTATGGGACCAGCTAAGATATTATCTGGTCTTATGCCAGACTTTGGTTCGATGAATCTGTGGATCTGGATTGTATTTATTTACTATATACTAGCAACAATTCTCCCTGTCGATAAAATTATTGGTCGCATCTATCCAATTTTTGGTTTTGCATTAATATTTATGGCAGTAGGTTTATTTTTGGCTTTGCTTTTTGGTGACTTCACAATTCCTGAAATTAGTTTTGAGAATCTACATTCGAGCCCTTCAAAATTCCCGATTTTCCCAATGTTATTTATCACCATTGCTTGTGGTGCCATATCTGGTTTTCATGCTACTCAATCGCCACTTATGGCTCGATGTATTAGCAATGAGAAATATGGTAGACCCGTATTTTATGGTGCTATGATTTCCGAAGGTGTTGTGGCTTTAATTTGGGCTGCTATCAGTATGAGTTTCTTCGGTGGTGTTGGCGAGTTAAATGGCATTATGTCTGAGCATGGTGGAAATGCTGCTTGGGTGGTAAACGAAGTCTCTAACTCTTTGCTTGGAACTTTTGGAGGTATTCTTGCCTTACTTGGAGTTGTTGCAGCACCTATTACATCTGGCGATACTGCATTTAGAAGTGCTCGCCTAATCGTTGCTGATTTTCTAAACTTCAATCAAGCATCTAATAAAAACAGATTAATAGTAAGTATCCCTCTATTTATTGTGGGTTTCCTTCTTACTCAGATCGATTTTGCAATTGTATGGCGATATTTTGCCTGGTCAAATCAGACTTTGGCAACCATTGTGTTATGGGCAATAACCGTCTTTTTGGTGCAGAGCAATAGGAATTATTGGGTAACCTTAATTCCATCTGTATTTATGACTTCGGTAATTACAACTTATTTATTGTTTGCTCCTGAAGGATTTGGATTACCTTATCAATTATCCGTTTACGGAGGCATTTTATTTGCTGTTTTCACCATAGTGCTGTTTATGCGATGGTATCGTTCTAGAAAAGTTTCCACCAATTGCTTGGAGACAGAAAAAGTGTATGTGACTAATAAATAA
- a CDS encoding glycoside hydrolase family 3 N-terminal domain-containing protein, with translation MGQRSLIACGIIMLLGIADGFSQKLFIHGKKEKTLYHDGWIDFNKNNKKDVYEEASVDLDKRIDDLLSQMTLEEKTCQMVTLYGYGRVAKDELPTEEWKSAFWKDGLGNIDEHLNGVARHKEAETQYSWPPSKHARAINEVQRFFVEDTRLGIPVDFTNEGIRGLCHSGATGFPAQIGIGSTWNKDLVSKIGHITGKEAKVTGYTNVYSPVLDLARDPRWGRVVECYGEDPYLVSEYGKRMVTGIQSQGVSSTVKHFALYSIPKGGRDGDTRTDPHVSIRDMHQLYLAPFKSAIKEGKALGVMSSYNDYDGIPISGSHYFLQDLLKDQWGFKGYIVSDSWAVGGLKGRHYISENYKESVYISVMAGLNVRTNFNAPENFVLPLRELVNEGRIPMEVIDSRVRDVLRVKFMLGLFDQPYVEKPDLADKEYSNSENDSIALQASRESLVLLKNDNFLPLDKENIKSILVTGPNAEAVDHSISRYGPSEIDVISVLKGIENFVGENAKVEYALGCDFSDENWPENELYTIAPSVDQQALIDEAVRKAKDVDVIVVAIGDDDRTVGESRSRTSLNLPGNQLDLVKALQKTGKPVIAVLINGRPLSVNWMNKNVPAIIEAWFPGVYGGQAIAESIFGDYNPGGKLPVTFPKTVGQVLLNFPCKKSSQGGQPARGPNGTGHTRVLGELYPFGYGLSYTTFEYSDIQLSSDTLRKGEEIEISFKLTNTGKYKGDEVPQLYIEDVYSSIVTYEKILRGFERITLNPGETQTVMFTIKPKDLTILNKEMREVTEAGVFNVFVGSSSKDTRLESQFSVGQDIKFDLIK, from the coding sequence ATGGGACAAAGATCTTTAATTGCATGTGGCATTATAATGCTTTTGGGAATAGCCGATGGGTTTTCGCAAAAGTTGTTTATTCATGGGAAAAAGGAAAAAACATTATATCATGATGGTTGGATAGATTTCAATAAAAACAATAAAAAAGATGTTTATGAAGAGGCTTCGGTTGATTTGGATAAAAGGATCGATGATCTTTTATCGCAAATGACGCTTGAAGAAAAAACCTGTCAGATGGTAACCCTTTACGGTTATGGACGAGTTGCCAAAGATGAACTTCCTACCGAAGAATGGAAGAGTGCATTTTGGAAAGATGGACTTGGGAATATTGATGAGCATCTAAATGGGGTTGCACGCCACAAGGAGGCCGAAACTCAGTATTCGTGGCCACCATCGAAACATGCCAGAGCTATTAATGAAGTACAGCGGTTTTTTGTTGAAGACACACGACTTGGTATTCCGGTTGATTTTACCAATGAAGGAATCCGTGGGTTGTGTCATTCTGGAGCTACCGGATTTCCGGCACAAATAGGGATTGGTAGTACCTGGAATAAAGATCTCGTATCAAAAATTGGACACATAACAGGTAAGGAAGCCAAGGTAACAGGCTATACCAATGTATACTCTCCTGTTTTGGATTTGGCACGTGATCCGCGATGGGGACGTGTTGTGGAATGCTATGGTGAAGATCCATACCTGGTTTCGGAATATGGCAAACGAATGGTAACCGGCATACAATCTCAAGGTGTTTCTTCAACTGTGAAACATTTTGCTCTTTATAGTATTCCCAAAGGAGGTAGAGATGGTGATACACGTACAGACCCTCATGTTTCGATACGTGACATGCACCAACTTTATTTAGCTCCATTTAAAAGTGCGATTAAGGAAGGTAAGGCTTTGGGTGTAATGAGTTCATATAATGATTATGATGGTATTCCTATTTCAGGGAGTCATTATTTCCTTCAAGATTTACTAAAAGATCAATGGGGATTTAAAGGTTACATTGTTTCTGATAGTTGGGCTGTAGGTGGATTAAAAGGTCGTCACTACATTTCTGAAAATTATAAAGAAAGTGTATATATATCTGTAATGGCAGGACTCAATGTTCGTACCAATTTCAATGCTCCTGAGAATTTTGTTTTGCCTCTTCGCGAACTAGTGAATGAAGGTCGAATTCCAATGGAGGTTATTGATAGTCGAGTTCGAGACGTACTACGTGTGAAGTTCATGCTTGGATTATTTGATCAACCTTATGTGGAGAAACCAGATTTGGCTGATAAAGAATACTCTAATTCAGAAAATGATTCTATTGCTTTACAAGCTTCACGTGAGTCTTTAGTATTATTGAAGAATGACAATTTTCTTCCTTTAGATAAAGAGAATATTAAATCGATATTAGTAACAGGACCTAATGCCGAAGCTGTTGATCATTCAATAAGTCGTTATGGTCCTTCTGAAATTGATGTGATTTCGGTTCTAAAAGGAATTGAAAATTTTGTTGGAGAAAATGCAAAAGTAGAATATGCTTTAGGTTGTGATTTCTCAGATGAAAATTGGCCTGAAAATGAATTGTATACGATCGCTCCTTCAGTAGACCAGCAGGCTTTGATTGATGAAGCAGTAAGAAAGGCAAAAGATGTAGATGTAATTGTTGTTGCTATTGGCGATGATGACCGTACCGTAGGAGAATCTAGATCACGAACTTCATTAAACTTACCAGGCAATCAATTGGATTTAGTTAAGGCACTTCAAAAAACGGGTAAGCCTGTTATTGCTGTACTTATAAATGGTCGTCCGTTATCGGTTAATTGGATGAATAAAAACGTACCTGCGATTATTGAAGCATGGTTTCCTGGTGTTTATGGTGGGCAAGCAATAGCAGAATCTATTTTCGGAGATTATAACCCCGGAGGTAAATTACCTGTAACATTTCCTAAAACAGTTGGTCAGGTATTACTTAATTTCCCTTGCAAGAAAAGTTCACAAGGCGGACAACCTGCTCGAGGACCTAATGGCACAGGACATACTCGTGTGCTAGGTGAGCTTTATCCTTTTGGTTACGGTTTGAGTTACACAACATTTGAGTATAGTGATATACAGTTGTCGTCAGATACATTGAGAAAAGGAGAGGAAATAGAAATCTCATTTAAGCTGACCAACACTGGCAAATATAAAGGAGATGAAGTCCCTCAATTATACATTGAAGATGTGTACAGTAGCATCGTAACCTACGAGAAGATTTTGCGTGGTTTTGAACGTATCACTTTAAATCCTGGGGAAACACAAACAGTTATGTTTACAATTAAACCGAAAGATCTAACAATCTTGAATAAAGAGATGAGAGAAGTAACTGAAGCAGGTGTTTTCAATGTTTTCGTTGGCAGTTCATCAAAGGATACTCGCTTAGAGAGTCAATTTTCAGTTGGTCAGGATATCAAATTCGATTTGATAAAGTAA